Proteins encoded by one window of Vibrio panuliri:
- a CDS encoding ABC transporter permease — MFSFLVKRLFQALIVMFVISLVAFAIQDNLGDPLRELVGQSVSETERQALRDELGLNDPFITKYTRFVGNALQGDLGTSYFFKRPAADVILDKLVPTLELVFGAAVIIVALSIPLGVYSAIHPKSFFTKVVMAMSSVGISIPVFLTAIMLMYVFSIELGWLPSYGRGETANVLGWESGYFTVDGLAHLVLPCISLASIMLPLFIRLVRSEMLEVLSSEYIKFAKAKGLNLQKIYYQHALKNTMLPVLTVGGVQIGTMVAYTILTETVFQWPGMGFLFLEAINRVDTPLITAYVIFVGLIFVVTNTIVDLLYGLINPTVNLTGKGA, encoded by the coding sequence ATGTTTTCGTTTCTGGTCAAGCGCCTGTTTCAGGCACTGATAGTGATGTTTGTGATCAGTTTAGTGGCGTTTGCCATTCAAGATAACTTGGGTGATCCGCTACGTGAGCTTGTCGGTCAATCGGTTTCAGAGACCGAACGCCAAGCCTTACGTGACGAGCTCGGCTTGAACGATCCCTTCATTACAAAATACACCCGCTTTGTTGGTAATGCACTACAGGGCGATTTGGGTACATCCTATTTTTTTAAACGTCCTGCCGCGGACGTTATTCTCGATAAGTTAGTTCCTACCCTTGAACTGGTATTTGGTGCTGCTGTGATTATTGTCGCGCTCTCTATACCGCTCGGGGTCTATTCAGCTATTCATCCTAAGAGCTTCTTTACAAAAGTGGTGATGGCGATGAGTAGTGTAGGGATCTCCATTCCTGTGTTTTTGACGGCCATCATGCTGATGTACGTTTTTTCGATTGAGTTAGGTTGGTTGCCTTCGTATGGGCGTGGGGAAACCGCCAATGTACTGGGCTGGGAGTCCGGTTACTTTACTGTTGATGGTCTCGCTCATTTAGTGCTGCCATGTATCTCTCTCGCATCGATTATGCTGCCGCTGTTTATCCGTTTAGTGCGTTCAGAAATGCTGGAAGTTTTAAGCTCTGAGTACATTAAATTTGCTAAAGCGAAAGGACTGAATCTGCAGAAAATTTACTATCAGCACGCATTGAAGAACACCATGCTACCAGTTCTCACTGTCGGCGGTGTGCAAATCGGTACTATGGTGGCATACACCATTCTTACGGAAACCGTGTTCCAATGGCCGGGTATGGGCTTTTTGTTCCTTGAGGCGATTAACCGTGTCGATACACCACTGATTACCGCTTACGTTATTTTTGTCGGTTTAATCTTTGTGGTGACCAATACTATTGTCGATCTGCTGTATGGATTGATTAACCCGACGGTTAACTTAACAGGAAAAGGAGCATAA
- a CDS encoding ABC transporter substrate-binding protein: MKTMKSKIAVALMAAGLSFSAAAADITVAYDADPVSLDPHEQLSGGTLQMSHMVFDPLVRFTQEMKFEPRLAESWQRVDNETMRFNLRKGVKFHSGNELTADDVVWTFNRLKSSPDFKGIFGPLVSLTKVDDYTVEVKTDGTYPLIENVATYIFPMDSKFYSGKTADGKDKAELVKHGNSFASTNVSGTGPFVITSREQGVKVEFERFADYWDKDAGNVDKITLVPIKEDATRVAALLSGDVDMIAPVSPNDYKRIQDAKSVDLYTMPGTRVITFQMNQNSNPALKDVRVRQAIVYAINNEGIVKKIMKGAATAASQQSPVGYAGYNEELKPRYDLKKAKQLMKEAGYEDGFTLTMMAPNNRYVNDDKIAQASAAMLSKIGIKVDLKTMPKAQYWPEFDKCAADMLMIGWHPDTEDSGNFTEFLTMTRNAETGKGQYNCGYYSNPAVDKLVEDSNTETDLVKRGEMLKQVEATLYDEAAFVPLHWQDPSWAAKSNVDIQPIINGMNFPYFGDLVVK, encoded by the coding sequence ATGAAAACCATGAAGAGCAAAATCGCAGTCGCTTTAATGGCTGCTGGCTTGAGCTTTAGTGCAGCCGCAGCGGACATCACAGTCGCTTATGACGCTGATCCAGTATCCTTGGATCCACATGAGCAATTGTCAGGCGGTACACTGCAAATGTCACACATGGTGTTTGATCCACTGGTACGCTTTACCCAAGAGATGAAATTTGAGCCGCGTTTGGCTGAGTCTTGGCAGCGTGTGGATAATGAAACAATGCGCTTTAACCTACGTAAAGGGGTGAAGTTCCATTCAGGTAATGAGCTAACCGCTGATGATGTTGTTTGGACATTTAACCGCCTGAAAAGCTCACCAGATTTCAAAGGTATTTTTGGTCCATTGGTCTCGCTAACCAAAGTTGATGATTACACAGTAGAAGTTAAGACAGATGGCACTTATCCACTGATTGAAAACGTCGCAACTTACATCTTCCCAATGGATAGCAAGTTTTACTCAGGCAAAACAGCAGACGGCAAAGACAAAGCAGAGCTAGTCAAACACGGTAACTCGTTTGCATCGACGAATGTATCAGGTACTGGTCCGTTTGTTATTACATCGCGTGAGCAAGGCGTTAAGGTCGAATTTGAGCGTTTCGCGGATTACTGGGACAAAGACGCCGGCAATGTCGACAAAATTACGTTAGTGCCAATCAAAGAAGACGCCACTCGAGTTGCAGCTTTGCTGTCCGGTGATGTAGATATGATTGCTCCAGTTTCACCCAATGATTACAAGCGCATTCAGGATGCGAAAAGTGTCGATCTTTACACCATGCCGGGCACGCGTGTGATTACCTTCCAAATGAACCAAAACAGCAACCCTGCTTTGAAAGATGTTCGAGTGCGTCAAGCGATTGTCTACGCGATCAATAACGAAGGTATTGTTAAGAAAATCATGAAGGGAGCTGCGACCGCTGCTTCTCAACAGAGTCCAGTTGGTTATGCTGGTTATAACGAGGAATTAAAACCACGTTATGACTTGAAGAAAGCCAAACAGTTAATGAAAGAAGCTGGTTACGAAGATGGCTTTACGCTAACGATGATGGCACCGAATAACCGCTACGTGAACGATGACAAGATTGCTCAAGCATCAGCAGCAATGCTATCGAAAATTGGTATTAAGGTTGACCTAAAAACCATGCCAAAAGCGCAATACTGGCCTGAGTTTGATAAGTGTGCGGCTGACATGCTGATGATTGGTTGGCACCCAGATACTGAAGATTCAGGTAACTTCACCGAGTTCTTGACTATGACACGCAATGCGGAGACTGGTAAAGGGCAATACAACTGTGGTTACTATTCAAACCCAGCAGTGGACAAATTGGTTGAAGATTCGAACACAGAAACGGATCTAGTGAAACGTGGTGAGATGCTAAAACAGGTAGAAGCGACGTTGTATGATGAGGCGGCATTTGTTCCTCTACATTGGCAAGATCCATCATGGGCAGCTAAGAGCAACGTGGATATTCAACCAATTATCAATGGTATGAACTTCCCTTACTTCGGCGACCTAGTGGTTAAGTAG